TCTCTCCGAGACGCCTCAGGGCCTCCTTCAGGTCCCCGACGGGATAGCACTTGCTCCGCCCTCCGGAGCCGGGATGCACCAGGAGACACTCCGGTGAACGGGAAAACCCCGGAGGACGAAGGACTCCGGCCCTCTCCAGGGCGAAAGGAGCCTCCCCAACCTCAAGCCACTGGAAGAGGGCCACATGGACGCGCCTCCGCGGGCGCGTGCGGATGATTCTGAGGAAGCTTTTCGGAAAACGAAGGGAGAGGATCTCCCTGGCGAAAGGGCTTTCGCCGAAGAGATAGACGGTGTCCGGCGGGGACCGGTCCCACCCCGGCCCCCAATCGGTGCTGGCGACCTCGTGAACCAGTCCGGCTTCCCTGAGAAGAACTCGGGCCTCGGAGCGGGCGAGAAGCAGGGTCTCCTCCCCTCCGAGGGCGGCTATGGCCAGCCGGGAGAGGAGCAGATCCCCCAGGGCTCCCTCGTGCCAGAGGAGGTTCATCGTCCGGGGCGTCCCACGGTGACGAGGTAAACCGCGGTCTCCTCCACCCCGTCCAGCCCGAAGAGTTCGTTCAACTCGTCGTCCAGGAAGGCCCCCACCGGACAGGCCGCAAGGCCCAGGGCCTCGGCCGCCAGCAGAAGATTCTGAGCGATGTGAGCCGTGTCCAGAAAGAGGTAACGCACCCCCCGGCTGCCGTACTTGGACATGGTGCGGCGCGGTATCACCGACCACACGAAGACCACCGCCGCGGTGGCACAGAAACCCTGCCCCAGGGCGGCCTCCTTGAGGTCGGCCCGGAAGTCCCCCCTGCGGAGTTCCTCGAGCACCCATTCCCTGAGCTCCAGGTGATAGAGTCCGGGCTCGAGTCCCTCTACCCTATGGACGGCCAGATAGGTTTCCACGGGGTAGAGGGCTCCGGCGGAAGGGGCGGTGCGGAGGAGGTAGCGCCCGGCCCGGGCCGTAACGCCGCAGGCCGCCCAGAGAAGCACGCTCAACTCCTCGAGCCTCAAGGGGGTCGGGGCGTAAATCCTTTCGCTTCGCCTCCGGGCCAGGACCTCGAAGAGGTCCGCCCGGGGAGGCCGGGGGCGGGGAAGCCCGTGCCGCCGGGCCCCGGGATAGCGTTTGAAGGGCTCGGCGGGGGCAATCTCCTCCCGGTCCCGAAAGAGATCCCTCAGGGAAAGCTTGGTGCCCTCAAGGAAGGAAAAACCGAGGGATCGGGTGTAGTCAGGCATTCCTGCGCCGCCTTTTCCTCCTCACGGATTTAAGTTCGATTTTAAAGAAGTTCCTTTCCTCGGAAAAGATGTGTTCGGCAAGCTCCCGCAGTTCGGCAAAATAGCTCTTTCGGACGAGTTTTTTCGGGGGCGTTTTTCCCTTTAGAGCGAAATACCGGTAATAAAGAAGCGCCGAGAGCAGAACCACCGTTTCCTCAAAAAGTTCCTTGCAGAACCGGTAGGACCCCAGGATCTCGAGCAACCTCCTTTCCACCTCCCGGGTGGGGCGCTCGGGTTTTTCCGGAGGCAAGAGAAATCCGTTGGTGAGGAGGTAGGGATAGAGGAAAAAGACCAGGGCTCCGGCCTGGGAAAGGGAACCCGTCTTTTTCAGGCCGTCGGCCCGGCGAAGAAGCCGGGAGAGGAAACCCCGGCTCTGAGGATAGTCCACCAGGGTGCGGTGATAGGCGGGAAAGATCTCCCGGAAGAGACCGCTTCGAAACATCAGGTCCAGCCAGGGGCCTGCCCATCCGCCGGTCACATCCTTGAGCCATTCGTCCCGCAGACGAATGGGCGAGGCCAGACGGATCTTTTCCCGGTGACGCAGGATGCCCTCCCAGGTGCGGGGTTCGATCTCGAAACCGGCCCGTGCTGCGTGTCGCACCGCCCGGAGCATCCGCACCGGATCCCGAATGAAACGCACATTGGGCTCCCCTATGACCCGGATGATACCGTTTCTTAGATCCTCCAGCCCCCCCACATAATCGATGATGGTGAAGTCGGCGATGTTGTAAAAGAGGGCGTTAATGGTGAGATCCCGCCGGAAGGCGTCCTCCTCGGGGGTGCCGTAGACCTCTCCCTCCTCGTCCTCCCGTTCCTCCGGCCCCCGGAAGGTGACCACCTCCACGATCTTGCCGCCCCGAAAGTAGACATGCACCAGGCGGAAGCGGCGCCCGATGATCCGGCTGGCCCGGAAGAGCCGCCGAATTTCCTCCGGGCGGGCGTCGGTGCCCACATCGAAGTCCTTGGGAGTGAGCCCCAGGAGGAGATCCCGTACGCTCCCCCCCACGAGATAGGCCAGGAAGCCCGCGTCGTGCAGGCGATAGAGGACCTTAAGGGCCTCCCGGGAGATCATTCGCCGGGAGATGGGATGCTCGGAGCGGGGGACGATGCGGGGCTCCGGAGGAGCGTAACCGGGGAAGAGTTCCAGCTGTTTAGGCATGGGCGGCGTTCTTTCTCCGAGGACGAAAGCTCCGGGGATCTATACCGTACTTCTTGACCTTGTAGTTGAGGACCCGCAGGGTGGTGCCCAGGAGCTGGGCGGCCCGGCTCTGGTTGCCCCCGGTCTCCTTCAGGGCCTCCACGATGAGCTCCCGTTCCACCTTTTCCACGGCCTCGGGAAGGGTGAGCCGGGCCCGCGTGTCCGAACTCCTGGCCGTCTGAAGACTCGGGGGAAGGTGGTAACTGCGAATGACCTCCTCGTCGCAGATGAGAACCGCCCTTTCAATGGCGTTCTCGAGCTCCCGCACATTACCCGGCCAGTGATACTGCATGAGAAGATCGATGGCCGGAGAGGAAAGGCGCTTTATGTTCTTTCCGTAAAGCCGGCAGTACTTCTCCAGAAAGTGCTCGGCGAGCGGTATGATGTCCGTAGGCCTTTCCCGGAGCGGAGGGATGTAAATGGGAAAGACCGAAAGGCGATAGTAAAGATCCTCGCGGAAGAGGCCCTTTTCCACCAGTTCCTCGAGATTGCGGTTGGTGGCCGCGATGATGCGCACATCCACCTTTATGGGTTCGGTGCTTCCCAGGCGGTAAAATTCCTTTTCCTGGATGGCG
The window above is part of the Thermosulfurimonas sp. F29 genome. Proteins encoded here:
- a CDS encoding SagB/ThcOx family dehydrogenase; translated protein: MPDYTRSLGFSFLEGTKLSLRDLFRDREEIAPAEPFKRYPGARRHGLPRPRPPRADLFEVLARRRSERIYAPTPLRLEELSVLLWAACGVTARAGRYLLRTAPSAGALYPVETYLAVHRVEGLEPGLYHLELREWVLEELRRGDFRADLKEAALGQGFCATAAVVFVWSVIPRRTMSKYGSRGVRYLFLDTAHIAQNLLLAAEALGLAACPVGAFLDDELNELFGLDGVEETAVYLVTVGRPGR